The proteins below come from a single Piscinibacter gummiphilus genomic window:
- a CDS encoding lipase secretion chaperone, with protein MAVAVGYRMWAPEPSDAAPLAATAPQAVGTPRGPANEPSGASAAAASSSVMVADASGATLDAARLFELGFAGGLVIDRDTRAVIEAVLNSMPEHPSAADLQRLERTLREGLPREDAERALKLFGSYRDYTADVRQQMEPLGVPRNLQEMNAFFDQMEAIKHRHFDTATAQALFGAADMHARVSMEAMFVDQDPSLTLEQKKQRLDELRARLPPEQQSLIPQPSQPAS; from the coding sequence ATGGCAGTGGCCGTGGGCTATCGCATGTGGGCGCCCGAGCCGTCTGATGCCGCCCCTCTGGCCGCCACCGCCCCCCAAGCCGTCGGAACCCCGCGCGGCCCGGCCAACGAGCCGTCCGGCGCGTCCGCAGCCGCCGCCTCGTCGTCGGTGATGGTGGCCGACGCCTCGGGCGCGACCCTCGACGCCGCACGCCTCTTCGAGCTCGGCTTTGCCGGTGGCTTGGTGATCGACCGCGACACCCGCGCCGTGATCGAGGCGGTGCTCAACTCCATGCCCGAGCATCCCTCCGCCGCTGACCTGCAGCGCCTGGAGCGCACGCTGCGCGAGGGCCTGCCGCGTGAAGACGCCGAGCGTGCGCTCAAGCTCTTCGGCTCGTACCGCGACTACACGGCCGACGTGCGCCAGCAGATGGAGCCGCTCGGCGTGCCGCGCAACCTCCAGGAGATGAACGCCTTCTTTGACCAGATGGAGGCCATCAAGCACCGCCATTTCGATACCGCCACCGCGCAGGCGCTCTTCGGCGCGGCCGACATGCACGCGCGGGTGTCGATGGAGGCGATGTTCGTCGACCAGGACCCGTCGCTCACGCTCGAGCAGAAGAAGCAGCGGCTCGACGAGCTCCGCGCCAGGCTGCCGCCGGAGCAGCAGTCGCTGATTCCCCAGCCGTCTCAGCCGGCGTCCTGA
- a CDS encoding helix-turn-helix transcriptional regulator: MGASTPHHCDTTPHIASDDGLLDNSYVLGHHGFIYTSASLATTMTLRHPAVLLLSVDGRPFKTALPDGRVLSASALMVPPRVERSLDATDVPIVSLNIMPAHASYHVFRAMQQGGVRELDRHLFNTLNDELDALLHGRASIIEAELTFSRAVAEVQRVLPPAPAPDPRALPLIRMLDAHPELSLDALARKLGYSHQVMSRLFSSAVGMSMRDYQNWLKQRRVYDVLYTRRSITQVAYLAGFADSPQFTRTFQRWYGQTPSNARDPKHVRVFVHGGSNQPPGAPQDAG; encoded by the coding sequence ATGGGCGCTTCCACGCCACACCACTGCGACACCACTCCCCACATCGCGTCCGACGACGGGTTGCTCGACAACTCCTACGTGCTGGGCCACCACGGTTTCATCTACACGAGCGCAAGCCTCGCAACGACGATGACGCTGCGCCACCCGGCGGTGCTGCTGCTGAGCGTGGACGGTCGCCCGTTCAAGACCGCGCTGCCCGACGGGCGGGTGTTGTCGGCCTCCGCGCTCATGGTGCCACCGCGCGTGGAGCGCAGCCTCGACGCGACCGACGTGCCCATCGTCAGCCTGAACATCATGCCGGCGCATGCGTCGTACCACGTGTTCCGCGCCATGCAGCAAGGCGGTGTGCGCGAGCTCGACCGGCACCTCTTCAACACGCTCAACGACGAGCTCGACGCGCTGCTGCATGGGCGGGCTTCGATCATCGAAGCGGAACTGACCTTCTCGCGCGCCGTGGCTGAAGTGCAGCGGGTGCTGCCCCCGGCCCCGGCGCCCGACCCACGTGCGCTGCCGCTCATCCGCATGCTGGACGCGCATCCCGAGCTGAGCCTCGACGCGCTCGCGCGCAAGCTCGGCTACTCGCACCAGGTGATGTCGCGGCTCTTCTCGTCGGCGGTGGGCATGTCGATGCGCGACTACCAGAACTGGCTCAAGCAGCGCCGGGTGTACGACGTGCTCTACACCCGCCGCTCGATCACGCAGGTGGCTTATCTCGCGGGTTTTGCCGATTCACCGCAGTTCACGCGCACCTTCCAGCGCTGGTACGGGCAGACGCCGTCGAACGCGCGCGACCCCAAGCATGTGCGGGTGTTCGTCCACGGTGGCAGCAACCAGCCGCCGGGCGCCCCTCAGGACGCCGGCTGA
- a CDS encoding helix-turn-helix transcriptional regulator has product MSLTPMKTTTLAPALSYLLGHHGFIYATRHFASGMTVRPPAVLLLSADDKPFTLTLKNGHSVTTSAAIVAPRVERRLDAREAALLSFNVMPSHESFHVFGTLQRAQVLALDRHAFAPLDASLCALMDGSADLSVAESVFEAATQEAMRQLPPTAPPDTMALTCIRELEADPGISLEALARRCGRSQQMMSRQFSAAVGISLRDYQTWLKQRNVLDLLPTGRSLTEVAHAAGFGDSPQFSRTFLRWYGLSPSNSRNAKYMRVVTRHRYDAGKDAAGSTGSGAT; this is encoded by the coding sequence ATGAGCCTGACCCCCATGAAGACGACCACGCTGGCACCCGCCCTGAGCTACCTGCTCGGCCACCACGGCTTCATCTACGCCACCCGCCACTTCGCGAGCGGCATGACGGTGCGCCCCCCGGCCGTGCTGCTGCTGAGCGCCGACGACAAGCCCTTCACGCTGACATTGAAAAACGGCCACAGCGTGACGACGAGCGCCGCCATCGTGGCCCCACGCGTGGAGCGCCGGCTCGATGCGCGGGAGGCCGCGCTGCTGAGCTTCAACGTGATGCCCTCGCACGAGTCCTTCCACGTCTTCGGCACCTTGCAGCGCGCGCAGGTGCTGGCGCTCGACCGGCACGCCTTCGCGCCGCTCGATGCAAGCCTGTGCGCCCTGATGGACGGCAGCGCCGACCTGTCGGTGGCCGAGTCGGTGTTCGAGGCTGCCACGCAGGAGGCGATGCGCCAGCTGCCACCCACGGCCCCGCCCGACACGATGGCGCTCACCTGCATCCGCGAACTCGAGGCCGACCCGGGGATCAGCCTGGAAGCGCTCGCGCGGCGCTGCGGGCGCTCGCAGCAGATGATGTCGCGCCAGTTCTCGGCGGCGGTCGGCATCTCGCTGCGCGACTACCAGACCTGGCTCAAGCAGCGCAACGTGCTCGACCTGCTGCCCACCGGGCGCTCGCTGACCGAAGTGGCGCACGCAGCCGGCTTCGGCGATTCGCCTCAGTTCTCGCGCACCTTCCTGCGCTGGTACGGGCTCAGTCCGTCGAACAGCCGCAACGCGAAGTACATGCGCGTCGTGACGCGCCACCGCTACGACGCGGGCAAGGACGCCGCGGGGTCCACCGGCTCCGGTGCCACGTAA
- a CDS encoding multidrug effflux MFS transporter, which translates to MNPDAHTLWRAPRWALAFLLACLGMLGPFSIDTYLPAFTGIAQSVGATPVEMQQTLSAYLFGFALMNLFHGSLSDSLGRRPVVLWGIAVFTIASAGCALADHIGSLVFWRAVQGMSAGAGIVVSRAVIRDMFPPADAQRVMSQVTIYFGIAPAIAPMVGGFLFVHINWHAIFWFLTAIGVALWIANYKLLPETLHAEQKQPFNLRNLMRGYWTLGSNPRFLALALASGIPFNGMFLYVLSAPVFLGEHLALRPEQFFWFFLLTIAGIMGGAFVSGRLAGRVKPQHQIRHGFVIMLAVSLLNLALNLVFTPHVSWALFPIAVFAFGWALMVPVVTLLVLDLVPERRGMASSFQACVGSVANGIVAGVIAPLVMHSTLGLAVASLLMMSIGIVAWIWVKPRVT; encoded by the coding sequence ATGAACCCCGACGCCCATACCCTCTGGCGCGCCCCTCGCTGGGCGCTGGCTTTTCTGCTCGCCTGCCTGGGGATGCTCGGGCCCTTCTCCATCGACACCTACCTGCCGGCCTTCACCGGCATCGCGCAGTCGGTGGGCGCCACGCCGGTCGAGATGCAGCAGACGCTCTCGGCCTACCTCTTCGGCTTTGCGCTGATGAACCTCTTCCACGGGTCGCTGTCCGACAGCCTCGGCCGCCGCCCGGTGGTGCTGTGGGGCATCGCGGTGTTCACGATCGCCTCGGCCGGCTGCGCGCTCGCCGACCACATCGGCTCGCTCGTCTTCTGGCGCGCGGTGCAGGGCATGTCGGCCGGCGCGGGGATCGTGGTCTCGCGGGCGGTGATCCGCGACATGTTCCCTCCTGCCGATGCGCAGCGCGTGATGTCGCAGGTCACCATCTACTTCGGCATCGCCCCGGCCATCGCGCCGATGGTGGGCGGCTTCCTCTTCGTGCACATCAACTGGCACGCGATCTTCTGGTTCCTCACCGCGATCGGCGTGGCGCTGTGGATCGCCAACTACAAGCTCCTGCCCGAGACGCTGCACGCCGAGCAGAAACAGCCCTTCAACCTGCGCAACCTGATGCGCGGCTACTGGACGCTCGGCTCCAATCCGCGCTTCCTCGCGCTTGCACTTGCGAGCGGCATCCCGTTCAACGGCATGTTCCTCTATGTGTTGTCGGCGCCCGTCTTCCTCGGCGAGCACCTGGCGCTCCGGCCCGAGCAGTTCTTCTGGTTCTTCCTGCTCACCATCGCCGGGATCATGGGCGGCGCGTTCGTCTCGGGCCGGCTCGCCGGGCGGGTGAAGCCGCAGCACCAGATCCGCCACGGCTTCGTGATCATGCTGGCGGTGTCGCTGCTCAACCTCGCGCTCAACCTCGTGTTCACACCGCATGTGTCGTGGGCCCTGTTCCCCATCGCGGTGTTCGCCTTCGGCTGGGCGCTGATGGTGCCGGTGGTGACGCTGCTCGTGCTAGACCTCGTGCCCGAGCGGCGCGGCATGGCCTCGAGCTTCCAGGCTTGCGTGGGCAGCGTGGCCAACGGCATCGTGGCCGGCGTGATCGCGCCACTCGTGATGCATTCCACGCTCGGCCTGGCCGTGGCCTCGCTCCTGATGATGAGCATTGGCATCGTGGCGTGGATCTGGGTCAAACCGCGTGTGACCTGA
- a CDS encoding poly(ethylene terephthalate) hydrolase, translated as MNFHRASRLLQAAALGGLMAVSAAATAQTNPYARGPNPTASSLEASSGPFTVRSFTVSRPSGYGAGTVYYPTNAGGTVGAIAVVPGYTARQSSINWWGPRLASHGFVVITIDTNSTLDQPSSRSSQQMAALRQVATLNGTSSSPIYGKVDTARMGVMGWSMGGGGSLISAANNPSLKAAAPQAPWNSSTNFSSVTVPTLIFACENDSIAPVNSHALPFYNSMSRNAKQFLEINGGSHSCANSGNSNQALIGKKGVAWMKRFMDNDTRYSTFACQNPNSTRVSDFRTANCS; from the coding sequence ATGAACTTCCACCGCGCTTCCCGCCTGTTGCAGGCCGCCGCCCTCGGCGGGCTGATGGCCGTGTCGGCCGCCGCCACCGCCCAGACCAACCCCTACGCCCGCGGCCCGAACCCGACGGCTTCGTCGCTGGAGGCCAGCTCCGGCCCCTTCACCGTGCGCTCCTTCACCGTGAGCCGCCCGAGCGGCTACGGCGCCGGCACCGTGTACTACCCCACCAACGCCGGCGGTACCGTGGGCGCCATCGCCGTGGTGCCCGGCTACACCGCACGCCAGTCGAGCATCAACTGGTGGGGCCCGCGCCTGGCCTCGCACGGCTTCGTGGTGATCACCATCGACACCAACTCCACGCTCGACCAGCCGTCCAGCCGCTCCTCGCAGCAGATGGCCGCACTGCGCCAGGTCGCCACGCTCAACGGCACCAGCAGCAGCCCGATCTACGGCAAGGTCGACACCGCGCGCATGGGTGTCATGGGCTGGTCGATGGGCGGTGGCGGCTCGCTGATCTCGGCGGCCAACAACCCCTCGCTCAAGGCGGCGGCGCCGCAGGCCCCGTGGAACAGCTCGACCAACTTCTCGTCGGTCACCGTGCCCACGCTGATCTTCGCCTGCGAGAACGACAGCATCGCCCCGGTGAACTCGCACGCCCTGCCGTTCTACAACAGCATGTCGCGCAACGCGAAGCAGTTCCTCGAGATCAACGGCGGCTCGCACTCCTGCGCCAACAGCGGCAACAGCAACCAGGCGCTGATCGGCAAGAAGGGCGTGGCCTGGATGAAGCGCTTCATGGACAACGACACGCGCTACTCCACCTTCGCCTGCCAGAACCCGAACAGCACCCGCGTGTCGGACTTCCGCACCGCGAACTGCAGCTGA
- the pyrC gene encoding dihydroorotase yields the protein MTSTPTTLTFTRPDDWHLHVRDGAALNAVVPDTARQFGRAIIMPNLKPPVTTAAQAVAYRERILAAVPASLKEQGLTFEPLMTLYLTDNLPPDEIRRAKEAGVVALKLYPAGATTNSDAGVTDLRKTYATLEAMQREGLKLLVHGEVTSPDIDLFDREKVFIDTQLIPLRRDFPELKIVFEHITTREAAQYVPEAGPYTAATITAHHLLYNRNAIFLGGVRPHYYCLPVLKREEHRRALVAAATSGSDRFFLGTDSAPHPAHLKEHATGCAGCYTALSALELYAEAFEAANALDKLEAFASFHGPAFYGLPRNSGTVTLKKEAWTLPEALPFGDAELKPLRGGESLAWKLA from the coding sequence ATGACCTCCACCCCCACGACTCTCACCTTCACCCGCCCCGACGATTGGCACCTCCACGTGCGTGACGGCGCAGCCCTCAACGCAGTCGTGCCCGACACCGCCCGCCAGTTCGGCCGCGCGATCATCATGCCCAACCTCAAGCCGCCGGTGACCACTGCCGCGCAGGCCGTGGCCTACCGCGAGCGCATCCTGGCTGCCGTTCCCGCATCGCTGAAAGAGCAGGGTCTGACCTTCGAGCCGCTGATGACGCTCTACCTCACCGACAACCTGCCGCCCGACGAGATCCGTCGCGCGAAGGAGGCCGGTGTCGTCGCCTTGAAGCTCTACCCGGCCGGGGCCACCACCAACAGCGATGCGGGCGTGACCGACCTCCGCAAGACCTACGCCACGCTCGAAGCGATGCAGCGCGAGGGTCTGAAGCTCCTCGTGCACGGCGAGGTCACCAGCCCCGACATCGACCTCTTCGACCGCGAGAAGGTCTTCATCGACACGCAACTCATTCCGTTGCGCCGCGACTTCCCCGAACTCAAGATCGTGTTCGAGCACATCACCACGCGCGAAGCCGCGCAATACGTGCCCGAAGCCGGCCCGTACACCGCGGCCACCATCACCGCGCACCACCTGCTCTACAACCGCAACGCGATCTTCCTGGGGGGCGTGCGTCCGCACTACTACTGTCTCCCGGTGTTGAAGCGCGAAGAGCACCGCCGCGCCCTGGTGGCCGCCGCCACGTCGGGCAGCGACCGTTTCTTCCTCGGCACCGACAGCGCGCCGCACCCGGCGCACCTGAAGGAGCATGCGACCGGCTGCGCCGGCTGCTACACCGCGCTCTCGGCGCTCGAGCTGTACGCCGAAGCCTTCGAGGCGGCCAATGCGCTCGACAAGCTTGAAGCCTTCGCGAGCTTCCACGGCCCCGCCTTCTACGGCCTGCCGCGCAACAGCGGCACCGTCACGCTCAAGAAGGAAGCGTGGACGCTGCCCGAAGCGCTGCCTTTCGGCGACGCCGAACTCAAGCCCCTGCGCGGCGGAGAGAGCCTCGCCTGGAAGCTCGCCTGA
- a CDS encoding carbonic anhydrase family protein — MHTPPRTLAATLCALGLLAWALPALAADPVIRTSPGRPALMRDSTADADGKAAKKPLAKPTAEEDNDTIDALRERLARKLGAREAAERASEKPEPGVLRVVARSPVPATPAAATATAVSPGGAPEPGIHWTEPRRAAAAPAKPAAAPKKKAEHWSYHGEGGPEHWGAMKSEYALCSSGKRQSPIDIRDQISVQLDPVQFDYKATNFRVIDNGHTVQVNLSPGNSIEVMGRRYELQQFHFHRPSEERINGRQFDMVVHLVHKDLEGKLAVVAVLLDRGSAQPVVQQVWNNLPLEKGEELAARSTLDLNELLPADRGYFTYMGSLTTPPCSEGVLWMVMKNPVSIAPNQIDIFSRLYPMNARPVQASAGRMIKGSN, encoded by the coding sequence ATGCACACCCCGCCTCGCACCCTTGCAGCCACCTTGTGTGCCCTGGGCTTGCTGGCCTGGGCGCTGCCCGCCCTGGCCGCTGACCCGGTCATCCGCACCTCACCCGGCCGCCCCGCGCTGATGCGCGACAGCACGGCCGATGCCGACGGCAAGGCCGCCAAGAAACCGCTGGCCAAGCCGACCGCCGAGGAAGACAACGACACCATCGATGCGCTGCGCGAGCGCCTGGCCCGCAAGCTCGGGGCCCGCGAGGCCGCCGAGCGTGCCAGCGAGAAGCCCGAGCCCGGCGTGCTGCGCGTGGTGGCGCGCTCGCCCGTGCCGGCCACTCCGGCCGCAGCCACCGCCACGGCGGTGTCGCCCGGCGGTGCGCCGGAGCCCGGCATCCATTGGACCGAGCCGCGCCGTGCAGCGGCGGCTCCCGCCAAGCCCGCGGCGGCGCCCAAGAAGAAGGCCGAACACTGGTCGTACCACGGTGAGGGCGGGCCCGAGCACTGGGGCGCGATGAAGTCGGAGTACGCGCTGTGCAGCAGCGGCAAGCGCCAGAGCCCGATCGACATCCGCGACCAGATCTCGGTGCAGCTCGACCCGGTGCAGTTCGACTACAAGGCCACCAACTTCCGTGTGATCGACAACGGCCACACGGTGCAGGTCAACCTGTCGCCGGGCAACAGCATCGAGGTGATGGGCCGGCGCTACGAGTTGCAGCAGTTCCACTTCCACCGCCCGTCGGAAGAGCGCATCAACGGCCGCCAGTTCGACATGGTGGTGCACCTGGTGCACAAGGACCTCGAAGGCAAGCTCGCCGTCGTGGCCGTGCTGCTCGACCGTGGCAGCGCGCAGCCGGTGGTGCAACAGGTGTGGAACAACCTGCCGCTCGAAAAGGGTGAGGAGCTGGCCGCCCGCTCGACCCTCGACCTGAACGAGCTGCTGCCCGCTGACCGCGGCTACTTCACGTACATGGGCTCGCTCACCACGCCGCCGTGCAGCGAAGGCGTGCTGTGGATGGTGATGAAGAACCCGGTCTCCATCGCCCCCAACCAGATCGACATCTTCTCGCGCCTCTACCCGATGAACGCCCGCCCGGTGCAGGCCTCGGCCGGGCGGATGATCAAGGGCTCGAACTGA